Proteins from one Drosophila gunungcola strain Sukarami chromosome 3R, Dgunungcola_SK_2, whole genome shotgun sequence genomic window:
- the LOC128262466 gene encoding uncharacterized protein LOC128262466, with product MFKSKSFDLVNEEKAKKRERLYQPRRMRWLKYIILPAVFSFALLLILVNVNFSDNNVEVTSNSTDLGNESTYSKNKCVDQWDTSLLISSYEFKNNTVDRGFFCGCFELLNFTIENSTIRHISNGTFNQNSTRNLLSLQLINVQLESLSHSALQGLQKLQNFTLINGNNAFKPHGFLSAVSKTVIQAKIHQHYFTEIIYSVSDFLGPLNFTQLKWLDLSGTNFGETLSADSFENLPALEELILNNCGLRQMKWESIPLTLKMLPQVEILGHKPETIINNEEGFTVKAEVATNPQLAGTSPQVSSSTRPTVTWSTEEVTPEPETSTIDESGTQYCDEDLCEELICNLYSGSVDQEGSTKCEDGILVELCESDCSSTFNFCVALDDNFNSSIICCSNRTTKCAASTQVTWYKANSGLVIGLGVGIFFIGLFLGVASVYLTIRLKPSWCSDADRRRRDSKTMGLFPPKSEKDRCDSEGIPISTLDNNEYITAYHRYLEQANHRPTESNKYIRPPRDRAPSVPPSSIYNCRPPLPLPLPERNNYIYESCELYEELP from the exons ATGTTCAAGTCCAAGTCCTTTGACTTGGTCAATGaggaaaaggcaaaaaaacgGGAGCGACTGTACCAGCCGCGTCGGATGCGATGGCTAAAATACATCATCCTGCCGGCAGTTTTCTCATTTGCACTTCTGCTGATCTTGGTCAATGTGAATTTCTCCGATAACAACGTCGAAGTAACCTCCAACTCAACGGATTTGGGAAATGAGTCAACCTACAGCAAGAACAAGTGTGTCGATCAGTGGGACACATCGCTCCTTATATCCAGTTAtgaattcaaaaataacaCTGTGGATAGAGGCTTCTTTTGCGGCTGCTTCGAACTTCTAAATTTCACCATCGAAAACAGCACTATTAGGCATATAAGCAATGGaacttttaatcaaaatagcACCCGTAACTTGCTGAGCTTGCAACTAATTAATGTGCAACTGGAAAGTTTATCTCATTCAGCCTTACAAGGCCTTCAAAAGCTTCAAAACTTTACCCTCATCAATGGGAACAATGCCTTTAAGCCGCATGGATTTCTTTCTGCCGTCTCTAAAACTGTTATCCAAGCCAAAATACATCAGCACTACTTCACGGAAATCATATATTCAGTCAGTGACTTCTTGGGACCCCTAAATTTCACTCAGCTGAAATGGTTAGATCTAAGTGGAACCAACTTTGGAGAGACTCTCAGTGCAGATTCTTTTGAGAACCTGCCGGCTCTTGAGGAACTGATCCTAAACAACTGTGGCTTACGCCAAATGAAGTGGGAAAGTATACCCCTTACGCTTAAAATGCTACCACAAGTGGAAATACTTGGGCACAAACCTGAGACAATCATTAATAATGAAGAGGGTTTTACTGTAAAGGCTGAAGTAGCAACTAATCCACAACTAGCAGGTACATCACCACAAGTATCATCTTCAACCAGACCTACGGTCACTTGGTCCACCGAAGAAGTAACACCTGAACCAGAGACGTCAACAATTGATGAGTCCGGGACGCAGTATTGCGACGAAGATCTTTGTGAAGAACTTATATGCAATCTTTACTCTGGATCTGTTGATCAGGAGGGTTCGACTAAATGTGAGGATGGTATACTAGTGGAGTTGTGTGAATCGGATTGCAGTTCGACCTTTAATTTCTGTGTGGCTCTGGACGATAATTTCAACTCCTCAATTATCTGCTGTTCAAATAGAACCACGAAATGTGCGGCCTCTACGCAAGTGACCTGGTATAAGGCCAACAGCGGTCTGGTCATTGGACTGGGAGTGGGTATCTTTTTTATTGGCCTCTTTCTCGGAGTGGCCAGTGTTTATTTAACGATCCGACTGAAGCCCTCCTGGTGTAGTGATGCGGACAGAAGGCGCCGCGACTCAAAAACAATGGGACTGTTTCCCCCGAAATCTGAGAAGGACAGGTGCGATAGTGAAGG GATTCCAATTTCGACGCTCGACAATAACGAATATATCACCGCCTATCACCGATACCTCGAGCAAGCCAATCACCGTCCCACGGAGTCCAACAAATACATACGTCCGCCCAGGGATAGGGCGCCTTCCGTCCCGCCGTCCTCTATTTACAACTGCCGTCCACCTTTACCTCTACCACTCCCTGAAAGAAATAACTACATATACGAGAGCTGTGAGCTGTACGAGGAACTTCCGTAG
- the LOC128266538 gene encoding mpv17-like protein: MFRNFVNFTNKYKIIRGMISYGTLWPCGSLIEQTVIEKKTFRTYDWMKCLRFSLFGFFFMGPTIYVWIRLAGVMWPRTDIKSSFCKAITEQTAYDPMAISSFLFFMTLMEGNSYAEARREVSDKFLDAYKVGVIYWPCVQTVNFAFVPARNQVIFTSFFSMCWTTFLAYVKFLQLHPHVDVDHHAMDIHFLEM, encoded by the exons ATGTTTCGTAATTTCgtcaattttacaaataaatacaaaatcatCCGCGGCATGATATCATATGGCACCCTCTGGCCCTGCGGATCACTCATCGAACAGACTGTGATCGAGAAGAAGACATTCCGAACGTACGACTGGATGAAGTGTCTCAG GTTCAGTTTATTCGGTTTCTTTTTCATGGGGCCGACCATATATGTGTGGATCAGATTGGCGGGCGTTATGTGGCCGCGCACCGATATTAAGTCATCGTTCTGCAAGGCGATCACCGAACAGACCGCGTACGATCCGATGGCCATCAGCTCGTTTCTCTTCTTCATGACCTTGATGGAGGGCAACTCGTACGCAGAGGCCAGACGGGAG GTCAGCGATAAATTCCTGGACGCCTACAAGGTGGGCGTTATTTATTGGCCCTGCGTGCAGACGGTGAACTTCGCCTTCGTGCCGGCGCGGAACCAGGTCATATTCACCTCCTTCTTCAGCATGTGTTGGACCACCTTCCTGGCCTACGTCAAGTTCCTCCAGCTGCATCCCCACGTGGATGTGGACCACCACGCCATGGACATCCACTTCCTGGAGATGTGA